Proteins from a single region of Cydia strobilella chromosome 2, ilCydStro3.1, whole genome shotgun sequence:
- the LOC134755384 gene encoding uncharacterized protein LOC134755384, translated as MTELKRLKIMRGQVKATMTRIEQFVNDPNSLSSASLDTLEARKEKLASSLKDYETIQLDILSLDDKDAEDAGDFEDRYFSTIAKINETLRSLRGSDTIQAAGVSSSKLPHVDIPVYNGSLC; from the exons ATGACGGAGCTCAAAAGGTTGAAAATTATGCGCGGCCAGGTCAAGGCGACCATGACTCGCATCGAGCAGTTTGTCAACGACCCTAATAGTTTAAGTTCCGCGTCACTGGATACCTTGGAGGCTCGAAAGGAAAAGCTAGCCTCTTCCCTGAAAGATTACGAGACAATCCAACTTGATATATTGAGCCTCGATGACAAAGACGCAGAGGATGCAGGTGATTTTGAGGACCGTTATTTTAGCACAATAGCTAAAATCAATGAGACCCTCAGGTCTCTACGAGGGTCAGATACGATTCAAGCTGCTGGAGTCTCTTCTTCGAAGTTACCCCATGTTGACATACCAGTGTACAACG GAAGCCTCTGTTGA
- the LOC134755403 gene encoding uncharacterized protein LOC134755403 yields the protein MGLRKKKNIITLTICMVISFILYQLYFFLSITSAASGDRVVPVHVADIENIVHVRPESDKYINEHGVIKGVLYFTMPQYRPDAKEEFKCLKSDQYIPFEQVNDDYCDCEDSSDEPSTNACVNGTFYCDSQSSNKRVAPNSVPSSKVNDGICDCCDGSDEWLRENGVELLSQANKRHYRYYGSKCLNQC from the coding sequence ATGGGTTTAAGGAAGAAAAAGAACATAATTACCTTGACAATTTGTATGGTAATCAGTTTTATTCTTTATCAACTATATTTCTTTCTATCCATTACTTCGGCTGCTAGTGGTGACAGAGTAGTTCCAGTTCATGTTGCGGATATAGAAAACATAGTGCACGTGCGGCCAGAATCGGATAAATACATAAATGAGCATGGAGTCATCAAAGGAGTGCTTTATTTCACAATGCCGCAGTACAGGCCCGATGCGAAGGAAGAGTTTAAATGTTTGAAATCAGATCAGTATATTCCATTTGAGCAAGTGAATGATGACTACTGTGACTGTGAGGATTCCAGTGATGAACCAAGTACTAATGCCTGTGTAAATGGTACTTTTTATTGTGATAGCCAGAGCAGTAATAAGAGGGTTGCTCCTAATTCTGTCCCTTCCAGTAAAGTCAACGACGGAATTTGCGACTGCTGTGATGGCTCAGATGAATGGTTACGGGAAAATGGTGTTGAATTACTTAGCCAAGCAAATAAAAGACATTATAGATATTATGGAAGCAAATGCCTTAATCAATGTTGA